The proteins below come from a single Rhizobium rhizoryzae genomic window:
- a CDS encoding LysR substrate-binding domain-containing protein, protein MRFKNLDLNLLVALDTLIQVRNVSRAAEEMFITQSAMSNALGRLRDYFDDPLLIQVGRTMELSPLATSLAEPLRDIIVRIEAAVVSTPSFVAGESTRIMSLIVSDYSLSTIMPEFLRLASRSAPFMQFQFKPQQNYPHVLLERGEADLLIAPTLFCSTNHPSEVLLEDDLVCLVATNGPFATADLTEEIFQSQGQVVMQPPNGGESFAQRVCTQAGIKIRVEVSTYSFASIPLLVAGSSRFAIVQRRLGEAFASMGDVRIVPSPVALPKLQQSLQWHSYRTRDPALVWLREQLHSAVQAMTARANGTG, encoded by the coding sequence ATGCGATTCAAGAATCTCGATCTAAACCTGCTTGTTGCACTCGATACGCTGATACAGGTCCGGAATGTGAGCCGGGCTGCCGAAGAGATGTTCATCACCCAATCAGCCATGAGCAATGCTCTCGGACGACTTCGGGATTACTTCGATGATCCGTTGTTGATACAGGTCGGTCGCACGATGGAACTGTCGCCATTGGCGACGTCGCTTGCGGAACCGTTGCGGGATATCATCGTCAGGATAGAGGCTGCAGTCGTCTCCACCCCATCCTTTGTCGCGGGTGAATCTACGCGCATCATGAGCCTGATCGTTTCGGATTATTCTCTCAGCACCATCATGCCGGAATTCCTGAGACTGGCATCCCGATCAGCGCCGTTCATGCAGTTTCAGTTCAAGCCGCAGCAGAATTATCCTCATGTGCTGCTCGAACGGGGGGAGGCTGACCTGCTGATCGCTCCGACGCTTTTCTGTTCGACCAACCATCCGTCGGAGGTTTTGCTCGAGGATGATCTTGTGTGTCTGGTCGCAACCAATGGTCCATTTGCCACCGCTGATCTGACGGAAGAGATTTTTCAGAGCCAGGGGCAGGTGGTGATGCAGCCGCCGAACGGAGGCGAGAGCTTTGCGCAGCGCGTCTGCACGCAGGCCGGCATCAAGATCCGGGTCGAGGTATCCACCTATTCCTTTGCGTCGATTCCACTGCTTGTTGCTGGCTCCAGCCGATTTGCGATCGTGCAACGGCGTCTGGGTGAGGCGTTCGCATCAATGGGTGATGTGAGGATCGTGCCGTCGCCTGTCGCTCTCCCAAAACTGCAACAGTCCTTGCAGTGGCACAGTTACCGAACCCGCGATCCCGCTCTTGTCTGGTTGCGGGAACAACTGCATTCCGCAGTACAGGCCATGACTGCAAGAGCAAATGGAACAGGGTGA
- a CDS encoding VOC family protein — MNIVGPDYLVFGVDDVAAATEFLTAWGLKPVDVTEKGGLFETLDGTGVIVRHKSDPSLPPPLPTSNMLRQQVYGVKSTEDLDAIEAELGKDRRVTRLSNGSIEVKDDHGFELKFQVTVRRELDMPAEKINAPGAPAQRGPNELGVWEEMPALPRTLSHVVLFVPDIEIAEKFYCERLGFVVTDILTGAGPFLRPKANDDHHTLFFIRTPDYMKGCEHLAFHMGGPTELMVAGTRFMKKGFQSFWGPGRHKFGSNWFWYFNSPLGCHFEYDADMDKHDDTWVAREAQNGAEASQIVLFEYREKWAPGGGPPPGAKL; from the coding sequence ATGAATATTGTGGGTCCTGATTATCTGGTCTTTGGAGTCGACGACGTTGCAGCTGCCACCGAATTTCTGACGGCATGGGGATTGAAGCCGGTCGATGTGACCGAAAAGGGCGGGCTTTTTGAAACACTTGATGGCACCGGCGTCATTGTTCGGCATAAGTCCGACCCGTCATTGCCACCACCACTTCCGACGTCCAACATGCTGCGCCAGCAGGTCTATGGCGTAAAGTCTACCGAAGATCTCGACGCCATCGAGGCAGAGCTTGGGAAGGATCGGCGCGTTACCCGACTGTCGAATGGATCTATCGAAGTAAAGGATGATCACGGCTTCGAGCTCAAGTTTCAGGTTACGGTCCGCCGCGAACTAGACATGCCTGCAGAGAAGATCAACGCACCCGGTGCGCCTGCGCAGCGCGGACCGAATGAACTGGGCGTCTGGGAAGAAATGCCGGCTCTCCCACGCACGCTAAGCCACGTCGTGTTGTTTGTACCGGATATTGAAATCGCTGAGAAATTCTACTGCGAGCGCCTGGGTTTCGTCGTGACGGACATTCTCACCGGCGCTGGCCCCTTCCTTCGACCAAAGGCAAATGATGACCATCACACACTCTTCTTCATCCGGACACCGGACTATATGAAGGGTTGCGAGCATCTCGCCTTCCACATGGGCGGTCCCACCGAGCTCATGGTGGCCGGTACGCGCTTCATGAAGAAGGGTTTCCAAAGCTTCTGGGGTCCGGGGCGTCACAAGTTCGGATCGAACTGGTTCTGGTACTTCAACAGTCCGCTGGGCTGTCATTTCGAATACGACGCCGACATGGACAAGCACGACGATACCTGGGTTGCGCGCGAAGCCCAGAACGGAGCGGAGGCATCGCAGATCGTCCTGTTCGAATATCGTGAGAAATGGGCACCGGGCGGTGGCCCTCCTCCCGGTGCCAAGCTCTGA
- a CDS encoding Rieske (2Fe-2S) protein yields the protein MPIATIQSQDTPEGLHLCNSAEVQEGEAKGFGPLTGFRRKIIVVRRNGTLHAWLDACPHYSTGTPMAWKIDAYLNGERTHLTCHSHNALFEMDTGECILGPCLGQRLTRIEIAVDQAGDVFVIPPREGGET from the coding sequence ATGCCGATTGCCACGATCCAATCACAGGACACGCCCGAAGGCCTGCATCTTTGCAATTCAGCAGAGGTGCAGGAGGGGGAGGCAAAGGGCTTTGGTCCTTTGACGGGCTTCAGACGCAAGATCATCGTCGTGAGACGAAACGGAACCCTGCATGCCTGGCTCGACGCTTGCCCGCATTATTCCACCGGGACACCGATGGCCTGGAAAATCGACGCATACCTGAATGGCGAGCGCACCCATCTCACCTGCCATTCCCACAACGCATTGTTCGAGATGGACACGGGAGAATGCATTCTGGGCCCATGTCTGGGACAGAGGCTGACACGCATTGAAATCGCGGTGGACCAGGCCGGTGACGTTTTCGTCATCCCGCCACGCGAAGGAGGAGAAACATGA
- a CDS encoding MFS transporter produces the protein MSGQKFGVAGATALVIGHCAGMLDLVALPVWVGALVERFGFSPQQSGTLATLFLLGAVAASMFTAARFNGLNQKVLTVGGFAVTAAIFLYASTQTSFSTLAIAHLAAGVSVGTALSMVHGVMGQSVNPHRLFAIAGMALGLFAIILLAAVPQLLILRGGPVLFQVFSGIMAVAAVVAALFFRNPTSITEHEKKPFNRVIWLTILGISIMTFNQAMVFSFVEVIGKSRGFEAAHVLGVLIALGFVNFLFPAPLATFLQNRVSAPLVTQIGPAVQAVLAILVTSATAFQIWAPAAAVFVAVQIFTHTFVFGLLSQLDPTGRAAAATPAMLMIGAALGPIVGGVLGENLGFGALGVAAVLVAASSITCFTLARSAGAALKVKTA, from the coding sequence ATGTCAGGACAAAAATTCGGCGTTGCTGGAGCCACGGCACTCGTCATTGGCCACTGCGCAGGGATGCTTGATCTCGTTGCGCTGCCGGTTTGGGTCGGAGCGCTTGTCGAGCGCTTCGGTTTCAGCCCGCAGCAGTCAGGTACCCTCGCGACACTCTTCCTGCTGGGTGCCGTTGCTGCCAGCATGTTCACGGCAGCGCGCTTCAACGGTCTGAACCAGAAGGTGTTGACGGTGGGCGGATTTGCTGTAACGGCAGCCATCTTCCTCTATGCGTCCACCCAAACCTCATTCTCCACGCTGGCAATTGCGCACCTTGCAGCAGGCGTTTCCGTTGGGACCGCACTGTCCATGGTGCACGGCGTCATGGGACAGAGTGTTAATCCTCACCGCTTGTTTGCCATTGCCGGCATGGCACTTGGCCTGTTTGCAATCATCCTTCTCGCAGCAGTGCCGCAACTGCTCATCCTACGCGGCGGACCGGTGCTGTTTCAGGTCTTCAGTGGCATCATGGCGGTCGCGGCAGTGGTAGCGGCGCTGTTCTTCCGGAACCCCACGAGCATTACCGAGCACGAGAAGAAGCCGTTCAATCGCGTCATCTGGCTGACGATCCTCGGTATCAGTATCATGACGTTCAATCAGGCCATGGTGTTTTCCTTCGTGGAAGTCATCGGCAAATCTCGTGGCTTTGAGGCGGCACATGTCCTTGGCGTACTGATTGCGCTTGGGTTCGTGAACTTCCTGTTCCCCGCACCGCTGGCGACATTCCTGCAGAACCGTGTGTCGGCACCGTTGGTGACGCAGATCGGTCCCGCGGTACAGGCTGTACTGGCTATCCTCGTCACCTCGGCGACAGCATTCCAGATCTGGGCACCAGCCGCAGCCGTTTTCGTTGCCGTGCAGATTTTCACGCATACCTTCGTCTTCGGCCTTCTGTCTCAGTTGGACCCGACGGGACGCGCGGCGGCGGCAACGCCTGCGATGCTGATGATTGGTGCCGCACTCGGTCCGATCGTCGGAGGTGTTCTGGGTGAAAACCTTGGCTTCGGTGCCCTGGGTGTTGCTGCGGTGCTCGTGGCGGCAAGTTCCATCACCTGCTTCACGCTTGCCCGGTCAGCAGGCGCAGCATTGAAGGTAAAGACGGCATGA
- a CDS encoding FAD-dependent oxidoreductase: MNSGIKKILVIGGGFAGMTAALQLSRHGFEVDLAEIDAGWRSYGAGISLHGSTLRVLKDLGLIERFLEEGYASDGLAIRGADDSVIMRIPTPRVAGADIPGSGGIMRPALAGILSAAVRSSSVNVRLGVTFTEFNQDDDGVQVTFNDGSVGRYDLVIGADGLYSAVRARLFENAPKPRFIGQSVWRAVLPKPPEIDTVTMWMGPKLKVGLNGVNREQVYLFLTEDRETNDFVAPETFVETLRALLERFPSPLIRNIAAELSSENHIIYRPLEQMLLPRPWSKGRVVLIGDAVHATTPHLAAGACIGIEDAMVLAQELGRHNNALSALEAFEARRWERCRMVVENSGRLADIEVKGGSREEHASIMQVSMKTLAEAI; this comes from the coding sequence ATGAATTCCGGAATCAAGAAGATACTGGTCATCGGCGGCGGTTTCGCCGGAATGACAGCCGCGCTGCAGCTGTCCCGTCACGGCTTTGAGGTCGATCTGGCCGAGATTGACGCTGGATGGCGTTCCTACGGCGCAGGCATCAGCCTTCACGGCTCCACCCTGCGTGTCCTTAAGGATCTTGGCCTGATCGAACGCTTCCTGGAGGAAGGCTATGCCAGCGATGGCCTCGCCATTCGGGGAGCCGATGATAGCGTTATCATGCGCATTCCGACCCCTCGCGTGGCCGGTGCGGATATTCCAGGCAGTGGCGGCATCATGCGTCCTGCGCTTGCCGGTATCCTTTCCGCAGCGGTCCGTTCATCATCGGTCAATGTCAGGCTCGGGGTAACCTTCACCGAGTTCAACCAGGATGACGATGGCGTTCAGGTCACTTTCAACGATGGGTCTGTGGGTCGCTACGATCTGGTAATCGGAGCAGACGGTCTGTACTCGGCAGTCCGCGCGAGACTCTTTGAAAATGCCCCGAAGCCGCGCTTCATCGGTCAATCCGTATGGCGCGCCGTTCTGCCGAAGCCGCCTGAGATCGATACGGTAACCATGTGGATGGGCCCGAAACTCAAGGTCGGCCTTAACGGGGTCAACAGGGAGCAAGTCTATCTGTTCCTGACGGAAGACCGGGAAACAAACGATTTCGTGGCACCGGAGACCTTCGTGGAAACGCTGCGCGCGCTTCTGGAGCGGTTCCCATCGCCCCTCATTCGTAACATTGCAGCAGAACTTTCTTCGGAAAATCACATCATTTATCGGCCACTGGAGCAGATGCTGCTGCCGCGTCCATGGTCGAAAGGTCGCGTCGTGCTGATCGGTGACGCCGTTCACGCGACCACTCCGCACCTCGCAGCCGGCGCCTGTATCGGCATCGAGGACGCGATGGTGCTGGCGCAAGAATTGGGGCGCCACAACAATGCATTGTCTGCCCTGGAAGCCTTCGAAGCCCGCCGTTGGGAACGGTGTCGCATGGTAGTCGAAAATTCCGGCCGCCTCGCGGACATCGAGGTGAAGGGCGGCAGCCGTGAAGAGCATGCATCCATCATGCAAGTGTCGATGAAAACACTCGCAGAAGCAATTTGA
- a CDS encoding SphA family protein yields MSKRHIFKCLALAALMSSSAVGAVKAAENGNTQYAPGSPQFYAGGIPPFPGLYFLSQTSYYASDRTNDSNGNEVPIKFKVNSLAETMRFLYISDLKIAGGDVWGQLVVPLVRLDLTLPFGRDKTFTLADMTATVGVAWHLDRANTFLVGLDVAMPTGPYSSSNLANVGLNHWSFQPTIGYHYLDPQGLEIGTTARLIFNTENESTDYRTGTEFVWDYAIGWNFDKWRVGAVGYYLQQLTDDKGPRAAADGHRGKGFAIGPSITYTFNPAMQISASWQHDIVAENRSQGDTIWLNFATKF; encoded by the coding sequence ATGAGCAAAAGACATATCTTCAAATGCCTCGCCCTTGCTGCCCTGATGTCGAGTTCGGCGGTCGGCGCGGTGAAGGCGGCGGAGAATGGTAATACGCAGTATGCACCGGGTTCGCCCCAGTTTTACGCCGGTGGTATTCCTCCCTTCCCGGGGCTCTATTTCCTGTCCCAGACCAGTTACTACGCATCCGACCGGACAAACGATTCCAATGGAAACGAGGTGCCGATCAAGTTCAAGGTCAATTCGCTCGCTGAGACGATGCGTTTTCTCTACATCAGCGATCTCAAGATTGCCGGTGGTGACGTCTGGGGGCAGTTGGTCGTTCCGCTGGTTCGCCTCGATCTGACGCTGCCGTTCGGTCGTGACAAGACCTTCACGCTTGCGGATATGACCGCGACGGTCGGTGTTGCCTGGCATCTCGATCGTGCCAATACTTTCCTGGTCGGTCTCGACGTTGCCATGCCGACAGGCCCCTACAGCTCTTCGAACCTCGCGAACGTCGGTTTGAACCACTGGTCGTTCCAACCAACGATCGGCTATCACTATCTCGATCCTCAGGGTCTTGAAATTGGAACGACGGCTCGCCTCATTTTCAATACTGAGAATGAAAGCACGGATTACCGGACGGGTACCGAATTTGTCTGGGACTATGCGATTGGCTGGAACTTCGATAAGTGGCGGGTTGGCGCTGTCGGCTACTACCTGCAGCAGTTGACGGACGACAAGGGGCCTCGTGCGGCCGCTGACGGTCACAGAGGCAAGGGCTTTGCCATCGGCCCGTCCATTACCTACACGTTCAATCCTGCAATGCAGATCAGTGCATCCTGGCAGCATGACATCGTGGCGGAGAACAGATCGCAGGGTGATACGATCTGGCTGAACTTCGCGACCAAGTTCTGA
- a CDS encoding TetR/AcrR family transcriptional regulator, whose amino-acid sequence MKRQSLREKNKEDKLLRIKNAAFDLFLSKGFDDTTTREIAARAGVGMGTVFVYAETKRDLLFLIVNDGLERCIEDSRARISVDNSLLTNLLIILRRHYHYFAENPVLSRAALREMYFYQSGKQAERFNRTRQSLRHLLFELIEDALRAKVISSSEPADIIAQVIFAIYQVDLRIWLSEAELDLDSGGDRLRRQIEVVLNGLSPAPIALVINADALGPV is encoded by the coding sequence ATGAAGCGTCAAAGCTTGCGGGAGAAAAACAAGGAAGACAAGCTGCTGCGCATCAAGAATGCCGCTTTCGACCTCTTCCTGTCCAAAGGCTTCGACGATACCACAACGCGCGAGATTGCGGCACGTGCTGGCGTCGGCATGGGCACCGTATTCGTCTATGCCGAGACCAAGAGAGACTTGCTGTTTCTCATCGTCAACGATGGACTCGAGCGATGCATCGAAGATTCTCGCGCCCGGATCAGCGTTGACAACTCTCTGCTGACCAATCTCCTGATAATCTTGAGGCGGCACTATCACTATTTCGCCGAGAACCCGGTATTGTCGCGAGCGGCGTTGCGTGAGATGTACTTCTATCAATCCGGCAAGCAGGCAGAACGGTTCAACAGGACGAGGCAAAGTCTGCGTCATCTGCTGTTCGAACTGATAGAAGATGCCCTTAGAGCGAAAGTCATTTCATCATCCGAGCCGGCGGACATCATCGCCCAGGTCATTTTCGCCATTTACCAGGTGGACCTCCGTATCTGGCTTTCTGAGGCGGAACTGGACCTCGATAGTGGAGGGGACAGGTTGAGGCGTCAGATCGAGGTCGTCCTGAACGGGCTCTCTCCTGCACCCATTGCCTTGGTGATCAACGCGGATGCGCTCGGTCCGGTGTGA
- a CDS encoding alpha/beta hydrolase family protein — translation MFKYFPTNYVWNLSVNLSIEMGARMGEIEEMCAPLQEAAKAPDAAGTQAFRETWIKMADKLVSLAEEDEARGRLISAGDKLIRASNYMLTAERLLAHGTEGRLALYQRFLAAFEKGLKLSGSTCRRVEIPYEGKHLSALYVPAEGVEGPQPLLVQVNGLDSTKEMKLLVGLPAWLAKRGIASLIVDQPGTGEALRLHDMTARFDSEHWASRVVDWLETRPEVDAKRIGMEGVSLGGYYCPRAVAFEPRFACGVVWGANHDWRDVQKKRLAREGNFPVPHYWSHVMWVWGAKDIDDFMAIAENVHLHGILDRIRVPFLVTHGEKDSQIPLQWAHATYDQLVNSPKRELKIFDERTGGVQHSSFDNSANAGAYIADWVAEVLGGSTTAG, via the coding sequence ATGTTCAAGTACTTTCCGACCAATTACGTGTGGAACCTTTCGGTCAATCTTTCGATCGAGATGGGTGCCCGTATGGGAGAGATCGAAGAAATGTGCGCGCCGCTGCAGGAAGCAGCAAAGGCGCCTGATGCAGCCGGCACACAGGCCTTTCGCGAGACCTGGATCAAGATGGCCGACAAGCTCGTTTCCCTTGCGGAGGAGGACGAGGCACGCGGGCGATTGATCTCGGCCGGTGACAAGCTCATCCGCGCATCCAACTACATGCTGACCGCCGAACGACTTCTTGCCCATGGGACGGAGGGCCGTCTCGCCCTTTACCAGCGTTTCCTTGCCGCTTTCGAGAAGGGGCTCAAGCTGTCCGGGTCCACCTGTCGGCGCGTGGAAATTCCCTACGAAGGCAAGCATCTTTCAGCCCTCTATGTGCCTGCTGAAGGTGTGGAGGGGCCGCAGCCGCTGCTTGTCCAGGTCAACGGCCTCGACAGTACAAAGGAGATGAAACTCCTTGTGGGTCTTCCGGCCTGGCTGGCCAAGCGTGGCATTGCCTCTCTGATCGTGGATCAGCCGGGCACGGGCGAGGCCCTGCGTCTGCATGACATGACAGCGCGTTTCGACAGCGAACACTGGGCAAGCCGCGTGGTAGACTGGTTGGAGACCCGACCGGAAGTGGATGCCAAACGTATCGGCATGGAAGGCGTTTCCCTTGGCGGTTACTACTGCCCGCGCGCCGTGGCTTTCGAGCCCCGCTTCGCCTGTGGCGTCGTCTGGGGTGCCAACCACGACTGGCGAGATGTCCAGAAGAAGCGCCTTGCTCGCGAAGGCAATTTTCCTGTTCCGCATTACTGGAGCCACGTGATGTGGGTCTGGGGCGCAAAGGACATCGATGATTTCATGGCGATTGCCGAAAACGTGCACCTGCACGGGATTCTCGACCGGATCCGGGTGCCTTTCCTCGTCACCCATGGCGAAAAGGACAGCCAGATCCCGCTTCAGTGGGCGCACGCAACCTATGATCAGCTGGTCAACAGCCCAAAGCGCGAGTTGAAGATCTTCGATGAGCGGACCGGTGGCGTCCAGCATTCCAGCTTCGATAACTCAGCCAATGCCGGGGCCTACATCGCCGACTGGGTCGCGGAAGTCCTTGGCGGTTCCACGACCGCCGGCTGA